The Thermodesulfobacteriota bacterium genomic sequence TCATGGAGGTAGGGAAGCCCCTTGCCGGTCAGGTCCCGGCCGAAGGCGGCCAGGAAGGCCAGCGGATGGCCGAGGATGAAGGCCAGCTGCCCCTGGGCATCGGAGCCCGGCAGCATGGGCCTGTAGCTTGTGCCCATGACGAGCACGGACCAGGCAGCGGCGGCGGTCCAGCCCAGGAGCGGCAGCCAGAGGCGCACCAGGCGCCGGTCGGCCGGCTGGCGGAAGCGGCTTTTCGGGATCAGCCAGCCCAGGAAGGGCAGCACCAGATACGCCTGCTTGCACAGACACAGCGCTGTTGTTACAATCCCTAGCCGCCCGAGATCCCGGCCGGACAGGGTGCGGCCAGGAGGGCCGGCGGCGGCTGCCAGCACCAGGGCCACCTGCACCATGGCCAGGGCGTTGATGAGGCTGTCTGCCGACAGCCCGGCCCGCTGGTAGCTCACCACCGGCGTCATGGCGACGAGGAAGAAGGCCCAGCGGCCCAGGGGTGTCACCCGGATCGCGTACCAGGTGAGGGCCAGGGCCAGGAGGAGGCCTCCCAGGCGACCCGAGTACATCAGCACCAGGGGCCGGTCCGTGGCCAGGCGGCCCAGGGCGACGCCGGCGGTCACGCCCAGATAGGGAACCGGCGCGTAGAGCACCGTGGGAAAGGGGGCGTAGGTGAGATCGTGCTCGTCGATACGCAGCTCGGCCATCCCCGCCAGGATGCTTCGCATCTCGGACCAGGGCCGGGGCCGTTGCATGGGGACACCCAGCCGGTGCTCGGTCTCCCAGGTCAGGCGCTGGATGGCGGCCGGCAAGGTATCCCCCAGCCCCTCCCCCAGCATGTGGCCCTGGCTCAGCTGATAAGCCCGGTAGAAATGGCGCCATTCGTCCGCCACCTGGTACGGCGGCAGGAGCAGCACCAGGGCCAGGCCGCAGGCCAAGCCCAGGACCCCGAAGAGGCGGGCCGGATCCCGCCACCATTGTGACCACCCCGATTCTTCTCCCATCGCCACCCTTACCTCATGAACATGGAGACCACTGGTATGGAGCAGGGCTGTTCCAGCTCGGAGCGTCCGTTCATCGCACAGGCGCCGTCAACCCCCCAACGGGCGGCCGCCCCGGCCGCGGGGCCAGCGGCGGCCCAGGTCGAGGCGGCTGGCCGCCAGCGCCATCTGTGCGCCACCAGCAGCCATTTCGACAACCTGTCTGACCAGTATGACGCCTATGCCGAAAAGCGGCTCGCCTACCTGGAGGCGGTGGACGCCGCCATCATCGCCCAGGTGGTGGGCAAAGGGCCCTGCCGCTACCTGGACGTGGGCTGCGGCACCGGGCGGCTGCTGGAGAAGCTGCGCCGGGCGGCCCCCTCCTGCCGTGGCACCGGCATCGACATCTCCCCCCAGATGGTCGCCATCTGCCAGGCCAAAGGCCTCGACGTCCAGGTCACCGACTTCTTCGCCTTCCAGCCGCCGGTCCCTTTTGATGTCGTGTTCCTGGAGTTCAATGTCTTCGGCTATCTGCTGGTGCAAAACGGCCTTGCCGCCACAGTCCATCATCTGCGCCGCCTGGCCGGCGACCGGGGCACCGTGGTCTTCGATGTCTTGAACCCCTGGTGCCTGACCTACGGCCATTTGCGCCAGACCGTGCCCACGGCCCTGGCCCGCTGCCGGAGCCTCCTGGCCAACGGTGGCGTCTGCCAGTTCACCTACAGCGTCGGCGGCCATCCCGTCACCATGGGCCTGGCGCGACCGGGCATGATCGAGGCCCAGTTCCAGGCCGCCGGCTACCGGGCCACGCGGCACCTCATCAAGTACGCCGACCATCCCTGGCTCCGGCCTTTGCCCCGGCTCCTTTCCTCACAGATCCTGTTTGTCTTTGCGCGGTAGCAGCCAGGCCGGCCGTAAGCCCGGCAGCCGCGTCAGGCGCCAGACCGAGTAGTGCACCCAGGGCTCGATGATCTGCCAGATGTTGCCCAGGTTGATGTAGGAGTACGAACGGGCCGGCGGATACTGGATCTCCACCTGCACCGGCCGGTAGCGGGCTTCGTGGTGGAGGAGCCAGATGGTGATGATGTGCTCGAACTGGTAGCCGAAGTACCCTGACAAGGCGTTGAGGTCAGGATTCCAGGCCGCCATCCGCACCAGGCGGGGGCCGCAGGTGATGTCCGTGACGTCAAAGCCGGTGATGAGGCGAAACAGGGTGCTGAACGGCCGGATCAACGCCCGGCGCTGCCACGGCGTCTGCTTCGCATCCTCGGGCCGCAGAAAGCGGCTGCCCAAGAGGTAGTCGTACTCCCCGGCCTCGGCGATTCTGATGATCTTGGCGACCTCGGCGGCCCGGACCTTGTAGCTCCCCTCCTGGAAGACGAAGTGGGTAAAGCCGTGCCGGCCGGCGTAATCGAGCATGGCGGCAAAGGCGGCGCCCACCCCCTGGTTGCGGGGTGGCCGTTGCACCCGGAGCCGGTCGCCGAAGGAGGCGAGGATCTCCGGCGTGCGGTCGGTGGAGCCGTCGTCGATGATCAGGATCTCGTAGTCGATGCCCAGGGGCGGCAGGGCGGCCAAGAGGTCCTCCACCACCAGGGCAGCAACCCTCTCTTCATTGTACATGGGCGCTGCCACCAGGTAGCGCCGGCCAGGCATGGGGGGCATAGGTCTCGTTCCGGGGTGAAGGAATCGGCGGGCTTCCGGGATGCTCTCCGGCCCGGCACGCCATATACAGGAGCCTGGGTCGGAATTCAAGGCCGTTTTCATCCACTGCCCCGTTGTGGAGGTCCCAGGAAGTGGAAGCAGGGCGCTGGAATGTTCACCCGCTGACATCGCTTGGTGTTGCCAACAGCCTTGTTGGCAACACCTCTGTTGGCTGGGGAGGGGCAGGCATGACAAAGGGGTGTCAGGCGGCGGAGCCGGCCGGCGGTCATCCTCTTGATCCGAGCCGGGATGGTCGCCTCGGCTGTGGACGATCACCCAAGATCGGCAGGGGATTTGACGGCGCGGATCCGGAAGCGGCAAGAGGACTGGGGGCCTCCTGCAAGTGGGGTGAGTCGCCTGGGTGGGGGCTCACCCCTCGATCAGGCGGGCTCAGCGGCCGCTCCGGGTGGCCCGTTCCCGGAGCACGTTCTCTTTGAAGGCCTTGAACTCGTCAAAGAGCAGGGCCGGGTCCGAGGCGAGCCATCCCTCGTTGGTGGGGCTGGGGGGGCCGACCCGGACGATTCCGTAGCAGTCACATTCGACCCCGATCGATGTTCTCGACTGCGGGAGCTTGATGAGTCCCGGTGAGCTTGGGTGCGGCTTGGCAAACTCTCTGAGCAGGGGGATCGAGCGGTGCTCGTCATGGAAGAGGGCGATGATGTCGTACTCGGTGAGACGCCCATATCGACTCGGTTTGGGGAACTGGAGGGTCAACATGCAGCCAAAGCAGCGCTGTGGCTCCTGGCGGAGATGGAAGTCGAGCCGTTGCAGGTTGAAGGCCTTGGTCAGGAGCGTCATGGCCGCGTCAAAGGAGGCTTTTTCCGGATCCTCGTAAAGGATCGTGAACCGGAGAAGGGGCAACTCCGCGAGATCCGGAACGAGGATCAGTTCGGTCGCCACCGGCATGCGGGATTCCGGGTCTGCCACCGGCCTGACCAGGATATTGGTTTCGATGGCTCGTACCATCTCGAAGGCCGGGAAGCTGCCGGTCTCGCTCCCCTGGAGGCCCAGATAGAGTTGCTTCGTCACCTTCTCCAGGTCGACGCGGCAACGTCCCCAATCCTGCATCTCGTCGCAAAGACGGAGCAGGCAGGCCAGCGGATGATCCTCCAGGGAGAGCCTGATCCCAGACAGATTGTGGCAGGCCATGGCATACAGCCCCTCCTGGCAGCGTGCCAGCCGATCAGGGCTCTCCTCGCCGTCCCAGGGCAGACCCAGGATCTGCCCCACCCGCAGAGCGCTCAGCACCCCGTGATCCCGCAGGCGTTCTTCGCTGGGATCCGCAAGAACGTCATCCGGGCCACCGCCGACCGCCGCGGCGATTTGCCTGCTCAACGCCCGCCCAAAGGTGAGCTGGTCTTCAGGGGTGAGCCAGGTGCCGTGCACCTCAGGTGAATCGATGCGGAACGGCCGACCGGGGATCAGGAAGTACTGCCGCCAGGTCGCGTTGTCCCGCGACACGTCCCGACCTTGCCCGAGCTGGTAGCCGATGTCGTGGAAGAGGCTGGCGATGGCCCAGTTCCGGAGCACATCGGCGGCACTGAGGCCACAGCCTTTTCTGGGAGTCAGCTTGGCCAGATGATCGGCCAGGGGGAGCAGGGTCGACTTGATCCAGGACAGGCGGGTGTTGAG encodes the following:
- a CDS encoding DUF2142 domain-containing protein — encoded protein: MGEESGWSQWWRDPARLFGVLGLACGLALVLLLPPYQVADEWRHFYRAYQLSQGHMLGEGLGDTLPAAIQRLTWETEHRLGVPMQRPRPWSEMRSILAGMAELRIDEHDLTYAPFPTVLYAPVPYLGVTAGVALGRLATDRPLVLMYSGRLGGLLLALALTWYAIRVTPLGRWAFFLVAMTPVVSYQRAGLSADSLINALAMVQVALVLAAAAGPPGRTLSGRDLGRLGIVTTALCLCKQAYLVLPFLGWLIPKSRFRQPADRRLVRLWLPLLGWTAAAAWSVLVMGTSYRPMLPGSDAQGQLAFILGHPLAFLAAFGRDLTGKGLPYLHELLGTLGWLDLPAPQELVLLHAGALLAASLLAATGPFRPTAAIRLWTLAVLAASVGLVWTLMYLWWAPVGAPNLPGMQGRYFTPLLPLLPPLLALPLASRPAGRLWPLLPAVYG
- a CDS encoding glycosyltransferase family 2 protein, coding for MPPMPGRRYLVAAPMYNEERVAALVVEDLLAALPPLGIDYEILIIDDGSTDRTPEILASFGDRLRVQRPPRNQGVGAAFAAMLDYAGRHGFTHFVFQEGSYKVRAAEVAKIIRIAEAGEYDYLLGSRFLRPEDAKQTPWQRRALIRPFSTLFRLITGFDVTDITCGPRLVRMAAWNPDLNALSGYFGYQFEHIITIWLLHHEARYRPVQVEIQYPPARSYSYINLGNIWQIIEPWVHYSVWRLTRLPGLRPAWLLPRKDKQDL
- a CDS encoding methyltransferase, yielding MEQGCSSSERPFIAQAPSTPQRAAAPAAGPAAAQVEAAGRQRHLCATSSHFDNLSDQYDAYAEKRLAYLEAVDAAIIAQVVGKGPCRYLDVGCGTGRLLEKLRRAAPSCRGTGIDISPQMVAICQAKGLDVQVTDFFAFQPPVPFDVVFLEFNVFGYLLVQNGLAATVHHLRRLAGDRGTVVFDVLNPWCLTYGHLRQTVPTALARCRSLLANGGVCQFTYSVGGHPVTMGLARPGMIEAQFQAAGYRATRHLIKYADHPWLRPLPRLLSSQILFVFAR